One genomic region from Yersinia canariae encodes:
- a CDS encoding PLP-dependent cysteine synthase family protein encodes MTNTWVKNAISEIEADFQRSADTHLIRLNLPAFPGIYLYLKDESTHPTGSLKHRLARSLFLYGLCNGWIKENTTIIEASSGSTAVSEAYFARLIGLPFIAVMPSCTARRKVEQITFYGGQCHFVDHAGQIYAASEQLARELNGHYMDQFTYAERATDWRGNNNIADSIFRQMAREPFPVPDYIVMSAGTGGTSATLGRYIRYQGHDTQLVVVDPENSVFYDCFCNGDRTVTGSCGSRIEGIGRPRAEPSFIPEVIDSMLRVPDAASVATIHWLEGILGRKVGASTGTNVWGALQLAKQMREQGKTGAIVTLLCDSGERYLDTYFDTQWVSHNIGDLTPFRNELNNL; translated from the coding sequence ATGACCAACACTTGGGTAAAAAATGCTATCAGTGAAATAGAAGCCGATTTTCAACGCTCCGCTGATACACACCTGATCCGCCTAAATTTGCCAGCATTTCCCGGCATTTATCTCTATTTAAAAGATGAAAGTACACATCCGACCGGCAGCTTAAAGCACCGTTTGGCTCGCTCACTGTTTCTCTATGGCTTGTGTAACGGCTGGATTAAAGAAAACACCACAATAATTGAGGCCTCCTCCGGAAGCACGGCTGTGTCTGAGGCGTATTTTGCCCGTTTGATTGGTTTGCCATTTATCGCCGTGATGCCCAGTTGCACCGCCCGACGTAAAGTTGAGCAAATCACCTTCTATGGCGGCCAATGCCATTTTGTCGACCATGCCGGGCAAATCTATGCGGCCTCAGAGCAATTGGCGCGTGAGCTTAACGGCCACTATATGGACCAGTTTACTTATGCTGAGCGGGCGACTGATTGGCGCGGGAATAATAACATTGCCGACAGTATCTTCCGCCAAATGGCCCGCGAGCCTTTTCCTGTTCCTGACTATATTGTGATGAGTGCAGGTACTGGCGGTACCTCCGCAACTTTGGGCCGTTACATTCGCTACCAAGGGCACGATACCCAACTGGTGGTTGTCGATCCAGAAAACTCAGTATTTTATGATTGTTTCTGCAATGGTGACCGCACCGTAACGGGCAGTTGCGGTAGCCGGATTGAAGGGATTGGTCGGCCACGGGCTGAGCCATCATTCATTCCGGAAGTCATCGATAGCATGCTACGTGTTCCAGATGCCGCCAGTGTTGCCACCATCCATTGGTTGGAAGGTATTCTGGGGCGCAAAGTAGGCGCTTCCACCGGTACTAATGTCTGGGGAGCATTACAATTAGCTAAGCAGATGCGTGAGCAGGGTAAAACCGGCGCTATCGTGACATTACTGTGTGATAGCGGTGAGCGTTATCTTGATACCTATTTCGATACCCAATGGGTGAGTCATAACATCGGCGATCTAACACCATTCCGTAATGAATTAAATAACCTGTAA
- a CDS encoding Lrp/AsnC family transcriptional regulator: MLDKTDRKLLCMLQEDCTQSLQVLAEAVNLTSTPCWKRLKRLEDEGFIRGRVALLDSEKLGLGLTAFVLIKTQQHNSGWYQEFVEFTKQMPEVLAFYRMAGEYDYLMQVEVADMKSYDSFYKRMVNGVPGLIDVTSSFAMEKIKYTTVLPVPE; the protein is encoded by the coding sequence ATGTTAGATAAAACTGACCGCAAGCTCCTGTGTATGTTGCAAGAAGATTGCACGCAATCACTGCAAGTGCTGGCCGAAGCCGTCAATTTGACCTCCACTCCTTGTTGGAAACGCTTGAAACGCCTTGAGGATGAGGGGTTTATCCGTGGACGAGTGGCATTATTAGACAGTGAAAAATTAGGATTAGGACTCACCGCATTTGTACTGATCAAGACTCAGCAGCATAATAGCGGTTGGTATCAAGAGTTTGTCGAGTTCACCAAGCAGATGCCAGAGGTGCTGGCGTTCTATCGCATGGCCGGAGAATACGACTATTTAATGCAGGTTGAAGTTGCCGATATGAAAAGCTATGACAGTTTCTATAAGCGCATGGTTAACGGGGTTCCGGGGCTAATTGATGTGACATCGAGCTTTGCGATGGAAAAGATTAAATACACCACAGTGTTACCTGTTCCTGAGTGA
- a CDS encoding acyl-CoA thioesterase has translation MHTHIKVRGFHIDVFQHVNNARYLEFLEEARWEWLDGEPAAQWMAENQIAFIVVNININYRHPAVLGDLLRIDSQLLRLNGKSGVMKQAVTLEPELIPVADAELTFVCIDLRSQKALPIDGELREKLQEFIDRGL, from the coding sequence ATGCATACTCATATCAAAGTCAGGGGTTTCCATATTGATGTTTTTCAACATGTTAATAATGCCCGATACTTAGAGTTTCTCGAAGAAGCCCGCTGGGAATGGCTTGATGGTGAGCCAGCAGCACAATGGATGGCTGAAAACCAAATCGCTTTTATTGTGGTTAATATCAATATTAATTATCGCCATCCCGCAGTTTTGGGAGACTTGCTGCGAATTGATAGCCAACTATTAAGGTTGAATGGAAAAAGTGGCGTGATGAAACAGGCGGTCACGTTAGAACCTGAGTTAATTCCCGTGGCCGATGCTGAATTGACTTTTGTTTGTATAGATTTACGTAGCCAAAAGGCATTACCGATTGATGGAGAACTGCGCGAAAAGCTCCAAGAATTTATTGATCGAGGGCTCTAA
- the glnK gene encoding P-II family nitrogen regulator, whose product MKLVTVVIKPFKLEDVREALSSVGIQGLTVTEVKGFGRQKGHAELYRGAEYSVNFLPKVKIDIAIADDQLDEVIDVISKAAYTGKIGDGKIFVAELQRVIRIRTGETDEAAL is encoded by the coding sequence ATGAAGCTGGTTACCGTGGTGATTAAACCATTTAAGTTGGAGGATGTGCGTGAAGCCTTGTCCTCTGTAGGTATTCAGGGGCTGACCGTCACCGAAGTAAAAGGATTTGGTCGCCAGAAAGGGCATGCAGAACTCTATCGGGGAGCGGAATACAGTGTCAATTTCTTACCTAAAGTGAAGATTGATATCGCTATTGCTGATGATCAATTGGATGAAGTGATTGATGTGATCAGCAAGGCCGCTTATACCGGAAAAATTGGTGATGGCAAAATTTTCGTTGCTGAATTGCAACGTGTTATTCGCATTCGTACCGGCGAAACAGACGAAGCAGCACTGTAA
- a CDS encoding SmdB family multidrug efflux ABC transporter permease/ATP-binding protein, translating into MSKVQQLWPTLKRLLSYGSPYRKPLGLAVLMLWIAAAAEVSGPLLISYFIDHVVAKGTLPLGLVSGLALAYLLLQLLAAALHYFQALLFNRAAVGVVQRLRIEVMDAALRQPLSAFDTQPVGQLISRVTNDTEVIKDLYVMVVSTVLKSAALIGAMLVAMFSLDWRMALISICIFPAVLVVMAIFQRYSTPVVRRVRAYLADINDGFNEVINGMGVIQQFRQQARFGERMESASRAHYAARMQTLRLEGFLLRPLLSLFSAMVLCGLLLLFGFSPEGSVGVGVLYAFINYLGRLNEPLIELTSQQSIMQQAVVAGERIFDLMDRAQQGYGTDDRPLTSGRIQVNNVSFSYRNDKMVLQNISLDVPSHGFIALVGHTGSGKSTLANLLMGYYPVQQGEILLDGRPLAKLSHQTLRQGVAMVQQDPVVLADSFFANVTLGRDISEQQVWDALETVQLAPLVHALPNGLHSLLGEQGNTLSVGQKQLLAMARVLVQAPQILILDEATANIDSGTEQAIQRALQLIRKNTTLVVIAHRLSTIVDADTILVLHRGVAVEQGKHQELLAARGRYYQMYQMQLVSEDLAAIDQVETTVS; encoded by the coding sequence ATGAGTAAAGTTCAACAACTTTGGCCGACACTAAAACGTCTGCTTTCCTACGGCTCGCCCTATCGTAAACCATTAGGATTGGCGGTATTGATGCTGTGGATTGCCGCCGCCGCAGAGGTCAGCGGCCCACTGTTGATCAGTTATTTCATTGATCACGTGGTAGCGAAGGGCACATTACCTTTGGGGCTAGTCAGTGGGTTAGCGTTAGCTTATTTGCTGCTGCAATTGCTGGCGGCTGCATTGCACTATTTTCAGGCATTACTGTTTAATCGCGCGGCGGTGGGAGTCGTTCAGCGGCTACGTATTGAAGTTATGGATGCTGCGTTACGTCAGCCTCTCAGTGCTTTTGATACCCAACCTGTCGGGCAATTGATTTCCCGTGTTACGAATGACACCGAAGTCATAAAAGATTTGTATGTGATGGTGGTGTCCACGGTATTGAAAAGTGCTGCGTTAATTGGCGCAATGCTGGTGGCGATGTTTAGTCTGGATTGGCGTATGGCGCTGATTTCTATTTGTATTTTCCCCGCAGTGCTGGTCGTGATGGCTATTTTTCAACGTTATAGCACCCCAGTCGTACGTCGGGTTCGCGCTTATTTGGCGGATATTAATGATGGTTTTAATGAAGTCATTAATGGCATGGGTGTTATTCAACAGTTCCGCCAGCAGGCCCGTTTTGGCGAGCGCATGGAGTCGGCCAGCCGCGCACATTATGCGGCGCGGATGCAAACATTGCGTCTGGAGGGTTTCCTATTACGCCCGCTGCTAAGTCTATTTTCTGCCATGGTGCTGTGTGGTTTATTGTTGCTTTTCGGCTTCAGTCCAGAAGGTTCAGTTGGCGTTGGGGTGCTGTATGCATTCATTAATTATCTTGGTCGCCTTAATGAACCATTAATTGAATTGACATCACAGCAGTCGATTATGCAACAGGCCGTCGTGGCGGGTGAGCGTATTTTTGATCTGATGGATCGTGCCCAGCAAGGCTACGGGACTGATGACCGCCCGCTGACCAGTGGTCGTATTCAGGTTAATAATGTCAGCTTTTCTTATCGTAACGATAAAATGGTGCTGCAAAACATTTCCCTTGATGTGCCGTCACACGGGTTTATTGCATTGGTTGGGCACACCGGCAGTGGCAAAAGCACCTTGGCAAACTTGTTGATGGGTTATTACCCGGTGCAGCAAGGCGAGATTTTGCTTGATGGGCGGCCGCTGGCGAAGTTATCACATCAGACATTGCGACAGGGGGTTGCGATGGTGCAGCAAGACCCGGTTGTATTAGCGGATTCGTTTTTTGCTAATGTGACGCTAGGGCGTGATATCAGTGAGCAACAAGTGTGGGATGCCCTGGAAACTGTGCAACTGGCGCCATTAGTCCATGCTCTGCCTAATGGGTTGCACAGCTTGCTCGGGGAGCAGGGCAATACATTATCCGTTGGGCAAAAACAGCTATTGGCCATGGCTCGGGTATTGGTGCAGGCACCACAGATTCTGATTTTGGATGAAGCAACTGCGAATATTGACTCGGGCACTGAACAGGCCATCCAGCGGGCATTGCAGTTAATCCGGAAAAATACCACGCTGGTGGTGATAGCTCATCGTCTTTCGACGATTGTCGATGCAGATACTATTTTGGTATTGCACCGTGGAGTGGCCGTTGAACAAGGTAAGCATCAAGAGCTGCTGGCGGCACGCGGGCGTTATTATCAAATGTACCAGATGCAATTAGTCAGTGAAGATTTGGCGGCTATTGATCAAGTTGAAACCACTGTAAGTTAA
- a CDS encoding SgrR family transcriptional regulator has translation MRVIHRLTQYQRLYQKFGDKLAATTVGEVAGLLFCSERHARTLIQQLQANGWLSWHSQVGRGKRAQLQCLKSPDMLRASYLQGFLEQGDHQAALELAQLEPERLQTLLNPHMGGQWQADSPVLRIPYYRTLEPLNPLTATGRAEQHLIYTLHAGLTRFNTGDPHPKPDLAHHWQVSDDGLTWQFFLRSQLRWHNGERIHGQQLLQTLDLLRANTRSQPSFASILSITLPHALCLQFTLSQPDYWLAHRLADLPCRLFHPDHPLLGAGPFKLATFEQHLVRLEQHEFYHLQHPYLEIIEYWITPNLMAPSADGSCQHPVRITIGQEEDFPLALPVQRSMSLGFCYLAINQHRCNMTPQQIAKLLMLVQTSEILEDLSIRRGIITPSHEMLPGWPIPQFTCEEDSPPLPAHLILIYQPPMELKSVAEQLKAVLAAQGCALEIRASHDKQWKDTHQIEESDLLLADHLVGESPEATMESWLRLDPLWRGILSTQQQERQQKTLTHIQQIEQTPERFRQLREHYNNLMLSGLILPLFNYQYQVNAPPRINGVTLTAYGWFDFSQAWLPPATV, from the coding sequence ATGCGCGTTATTCATCGGCTTACCCAATATCAGCGTTTGTATCAAAAATTTGGCGATAAGTTAGCCGCGACTACGGTAGGCGAGGTCGCAGGTCTGTTATTTTGCAGTGAACGCCATGCTCGCACCTTAATACAACAACTACAGGCTAATGGCTGGCTCAGTTGGCACTCGCAAGTGGGACGAGGAAAACGGGCGCAACTGCAATGCCTGAAAAGCCCCGACATGCTTCGGGCAAGCTATCTGCAAGGGTTTCTCGAGCAAGGTGATCATCAAGCTGCACTTGAATTAGCTCAACTGGAACCCGAACGTCTACAAACCTTACTGAACCCGCATATGGGGGGGCAATGGCAAGCAGACAGCCCAGTATTGCGTATTCCTTATTACCGTACGCTTGAACCCTTAAATCCACTTACCGCCACTGGCCGGGCTGAGCAACACCTGATTTATACTTTACACGCAGGTCTAACTCGTTTTAATACCGGCGATCCACACCCCAAACCGGACTTGGCCCATCATTGGCAAGTCAGTGATGATGGCCTAACCTGGCAATTTTTTTTACGCAGCCAATTACGTTGGCATAATGGGGAACGCATTCACGGCCAACAATTATTGCAGACGTTGGATCTGCTGCGGGCAAATACACGCAGCCAGCCTAGTTTTGCCAGCATTTTGTCCATTACCCTGCCCCACGCCTTATGTCTACAATTTACACTTTCTCAGCCAGACTACTGGTTAGCTCATCGATTGGCTGACTTACCCTGCCGATTATTTCACCCGGACCATCCACTGCTAGGCGCTGGCCCCTTTAAGCTGGCGACTTTCGAGCAGCATTTGGTACGGCTGGAACAACATGAGTTTTACCATTTGCAGCACCCTTATCTGGAAATCATCGAATACTGGATAACCCCAAACCTAATGGCACCATCAGCAGACGGGAGTTGCCAACATCCGGTGCGCATTACCATTGGTCAGGAAGAGGATTTCCCCTTAGCTCTCCCTGTTCAGCGCAGTATGAGTCTGGGATTTTGCTATCTGGCAATTAATCAGCACCGCTGTAATATGACACCCCAACAAATCGCCAAGTTATTGATGTTAGTGCAAACTTCCGAAATACTGGAGGATCTTTCTATCCGTCGTGGAATTATAACGCCAAGTCATGAAATGCTACCTGGTTGGCCTATTCCGCAGTTTACGTGTGAGGAAGACTCACCACCACTACCAGCCCATCTGATACTGATATATCAACCACCGATGGAGCTTAAAAGTGTCGCCGAGCAGCTAAAGGCGGTGCTGGCGGCACAAGGTTGCGCACTAGAAATCCGTGCCAGCCATGATAAACAGTGGAAAGATACCCATCAAATTGAAGAATCTGACTTATTATTAGCAGACCATTTAGTCGGTGAATCCCCTGAAGCGACGATGGAAAGCTGGCTCCGGCTTGATCCACTGTGGCGCGGCATCCTCTCAACTCAGCAGCAGGAGCGACAGCAAAAAACGCTGACTCATATTCAGCAAATCGAGCAAACTCCTGAACGCTTTCGCCAATTGCGGGAACATTATAATAATCTGATGCTGTCCGGGCTGATTCTGCCCCTGTTTAACTATCAATATCAGGTCAACGCCCCACCACGAATTAATGGTGTAACGTTAACAGCTTACGGTTGGTTCGACTTCAGCCAGGCGTGGCTGCCTCCGGCAACTGTCTGA
- a CDS encoding ComEA family DNA-binding protein, with protein sequence MKFIGKLFVITALLVGFNIQSLAYATPAPVENKTLNPSGKPPAKGNAIPNIPAKNTHDKMMVTAPANSSLENSHSHININSADAEQLAQFLSGVGRKKAEAIVNYREQFGFFTDAEQLLEVPGIGPSFLERNRTKLRM encoded by the coding sequence ATGAAATTCATAGGAAAATTATTTGTAATAACAGCATTATTGGTGGGCTTTAATATCCAATCTTTAGCTTATGCCACTCCGGCTCCTGTTGAAAATAAAACGCTCAACCCATCCGGCAAGCCCCCTGCCAAGGGGAATGCCATCCCCAATATCCCTGCAAAAAACACGCATGATAAAATGATGGTAACAGCGCCAGCAAACAGTTCTCTGGAGAATTCTCACAGTCATATAAATATTAATAGTGCTGATGCAGAGCAATTGGCGCAGTTTCTTAGCGGGGTAGGCAGGAAAAAAGCTGAAGCTATTGTTAATTATCGTGAGCAGTTTGGGTTTTTCACTGATGCAGAACAACTGCTTGAAGTTCCAGGCATTGGCCCCTCTTTCTTAGAGCGGAATCGCACCAAGCTTAGAATGTAA
- the queC gene encoding 7-cyano-7-deazaguanine synthase QueC produces the protein MKRAVVVFSGGQDSTTCLIQALQQYDEVHSITFDYGQRHRAEIDVARKLAIQLGAKAHKVLDVGMLNELAVSSLTRDNIPVPTYSEDEGNSLPSTFVPGRNILFLTLAAIYAYQVQAQAVITGVCETDFSGYPDCRDEFVKALNQAIDLGIGRDIAFITPLMWLDKAETWALADYYQQLDRVRHDTLTCYNGIMGEGCGQCAACHLRAKGLEFYLANKANVLLNLKQKTGLV, from the coding sequence ATGAAACGTGCCGTAGTTGTTTTTAGTGGTGGACAAGACTCCACAACCTGCTTAATTCAAGCATTACAGCAGTATGATGAAGTCCACAGCATTACTTTCGATTACGGGCAGCGACACCGTGCAGAAATCGATGTTGCTCGCAAGCTGGCAATCCAACTTGGTGCCAAAGCCCACAAGGTTCTGGATGTGGGAATGCTCAATGAGTTAGCCGTCAGCAGCCTGACCCGAGACAATATTCCGGTGCCGACTTACAGTGAAGATGAGGGTAACTCGCTCCCCAGCACATTTGTCCCGGGTCGTAATATTCTTTTTCTGACCTTGGCGGCTATTTATGCCTATCAGGTTCAAGCCCAGGCAGTGATTACTGGTGTCTGTGAAACTGATTTCTCTGGTTACCCAGATTGCCGGGATGAATTTGTAAAAGCTCTCAACCAAGCAATAGATTTAGGTATTGGCCGAGATATCGCATTCATTACCCCGCTGATGTGGCTGGATAAAGCCGAGACTTGGGCACTAGCTGATTATTATCAGCAACTTGACCGTGTCCGCCATGACACCCTAACCTGCTATAATGGGATTATGGGTGAGGGTTGCGGTCAGTGCGCTGCCTGCCACTTAAGGGCCAAAGGTCTGGAATTTTATCTGGCTAATAAAGCTAACGTCCTGTTAAACCTAAAACAAAAAACTGGGCTGGTTTGA
- the cof gene encoding HMP-PP phosphatase: MYRLAAFDMDGTLLMRDHRIGGATLNALHQLVENGMILTFATGRHYLDMKGILSHSGINGYLITGNGTRVCDMEGMPLYGMDLPEELVGFVLRTPWQTNASIHIFRDDGWFTDYNDPALLAAHQTSSFQFQLTALDALPQTGNHKICFIAPHQELVELKIQLEQQMAGNADFCFSAVDCLEMLPRGCNKGAALERLSHHLDLTLADCMAFGDAMNDKEMLSRVGRGLVMGNALPQLKQELPQLQVIGRCEEQGVAHYLQHWLSSPHLTYSPEF, from the coding sequence ATGTACCGTTTAGCCGCTTTTGATATGGATGGAACCTTACTGATGCGCGACCATAGGATTGGTGGTGCGACATTAAATGCGTTACACCAGTTAGTGGAAAACGGGATGATTCTGACCTTTGCTACCGGTCGGCATTACCTTGATATGAAAGGAATTCTATCTCATTCAGGCATTAACGGTTATTTAATTACCGGCAATGGCACCCGAGTGTGTGACATGGAGGGTATGCCCTTATATGGTATGGATTTACCTGAGGAATTGGTGGGGTTTGTGCTGCGAACGCCCTGGCAGACAAATGCCAGTATTCATATTTTCCGCGATGATGGTTGGTTCACTGATTACAATGATCCAGCATTGTTGGCGGCCCATCAAACCAGTAGTTTTCAGTTCCAACTGACCGCGTTAGATGCATTGCCGCAGACTGGTAACCACAAAATTTGCTTTATTGCACCACATCAGGAGTTGGTTGAGCTCAAAATTCAGCTCGAGCAGCAAATGGCGGGCAACGCCGATTTCTGTTTTTCAGCAGTGGATTGTCTCGAAATGTTGCCTCGTGGTTGTAACAAAGGGGCTGCTTTAGAGCGATTAAGCCACCACCTAGATTTAACCCTGGCAGATTGCATGGCATTTGGCGATGCAATGAATGATAAAGAAATGTTGTCGCGAGTCGGCCGTGGTTTAGTCATGGGCAATGCATTACCACAATTGAAACAAGAGTTACCCCAATTACAAGTTATTGGTCGCTGCGAGGAACAAGGCGTAGCTCACTATTTGCAACATTGGCTAAGTTCACCACACCTCACCTATTCCCCCGAATTCTGA
- a CDS encoding SmdA family multidrug ABC transporter permease/ATP-binding protein, with protein MRLFAQLGWYFRREWRRYVGAVLLLIIIAILQLLPPKLVGVIVDGISTKQMSTNMLLTWIGVMLVTAIVVYLLRYVWRVLLFGASYQLAVELRMKFYRQLSQQAPGFYLRHRTGDLMARATNDVDRVVFAAGEGVLTLVDSLVMGCAVLIVMSTQISWELTLLSLLPMPVMAVVIKYYGDQLHQRFKSAQGAFSSLNNQAQESLTSIRMIKAFGLEDSQSQQFAKVAEEAGARNMYVARIDARFDPTIYIAIGIANLLAIGGGSWMVVNHSITLGQLTSFVMYLGLMIWPMLALAWMFNIVERGSAAYSRIRSLLEEAPVVKDGEIALSSNRGTLVVNIRHFYYPEAEQPALHDVSLKLAPGQMLGLCGPTGSGKSTLLALIQRQFDIDDGAICYQGYPLSDIRLHDWRGRLSVVSQTPFLFSDTVAGNIALGKPDATQEQIERAARLASVHEDILRLPQGYDTEVGERGVMLSGGQKQRISIARALLLDTEILILDDALSAVDGQTEHQILKNLREWGEHRTVIISAHRLSALTEASEILVMQHGGVMQRGTHNTLVNQSGWYREMYRYQQLEAALDDGESEAKTDE; from the coding sequence GTGAGATTGTTTGCACAATTAGGCTGGTATTTCCGCCGTGAGTGGCGCCGCTATGTGGGGGCGGTGTTGCTGCTGATCATTATTGCTATCTTGCAATTACTGCCGCCTAAATTGGTCGGGGTCATTGTTGATGGTATCAGCACAAAACAGATGTCGACCAATATGTTATTAACGTGGATAGGCGTGATGCTGGTGACGGCTATCGTGGTCTATCTGTTGCGTTATGTCTGGCGAGTTTTACTTTTTGGTGCCTCCTATCAGTTAGCTGTAGAGTTGCGTATGAAATTTTATCGTCAACTCAGCCAGCAAGCTCCCGGATTCTATTTACGTCACCGCACGGGTGATTTAATGGCGCGCGCGACAAATGACGTCGATAGAGTGGTCTTTGCTGCCGGTGAGGGGGTGTTGACACTGGTGGATTCGCTGGTGATGGGGTGCGCTGTGTTGATTGTCATGAGCACCCAAATTAGTTGGGAATTGACCCTCTTGTCACTGCTCCCGATGCCGGTCATGGCGGTGGTTATCAAATATTATGGTGACCAATTGCATCAGCGTTTTAAATCCGCGCAAGGGGCATTTTCGAGTCTGAATAATCAGGCGCAGGAAAGCCTTACCAGTATTCGCATGATTAAAGCTTTTGGTTTGGAAGATAGTCAGTCGCAGCAATTTGCCAAGGTTGCTGAAGAAGCCGGCGCCAGGAATATGTATGTCGCGCGCATTGATGCCCGCTTTGATCCGACCATTTATATTGCTATCGGTATCGCAAATTTATTGGCTATCGGCGGCGGCAGCTGGATGGTGGTTAATCACAGCATCACTCTGGGGCAGCTGACCAGCTTTGTTATGTATTTGGGGCTGATGATTTGGCCTATGTTGGCATTGGCGTGGATGTTCAATATTGTAGAACGCGGCAGTGCTGCTTATAGTCGTATCCGCAGTTTGTTGGAAGAAGCGCCAGTGGTAAAAGATGGTGAGATAGCGTTATCAAGCAACCGTGGCACTTTAGTGGTGAATATTCGCCATTTTTATTACCCAGAAGCTGAACAGCCCGCTTTGCATGATGTGTCTTTGAAATTGGCTCCGGGGCAGATGCTGGGGTTATGCGGGCCAACAGGTTCCGGTAAAAGTACTTTATTGGCATTAATTCAACGGCAATTTGATATTGATGATGGCGCAATTTGTTATCAGGGATATCCGCTGTCAGATATCCGGCTGCATGACTGGCGTGGGCGCTTATCCGTGGTCAGTCAGACACCATTTTTATTCTCTGACACGGTCGCCGGTAATATTGCATTGGGGAAACCAGATGCGACTCAAGAACAGATTGAGCGGGCTGCTCGTTTAGCGAGTGTGCACGAAGATATTTTACGTCTTCCTCAAGGCTATGACACCGAGGTGGGTGAGCGCGGTGTGATGCTGTCCGGTGGGCAAAAACAGCGTATTTCCATTGCTCGGGCACTGCTACTGGATACAGAGATTCTTATCCTTGATGATGCGCTCTCAGCGGTTGATGGTCAGACTGAGCATCAAATCTTAAAAAATTTACGGGAGTGGGGCGAACACCGCACGGTGATTATCAGCGCCCACCGTCTTTCAGCCTTAACTGAAGCCAGTGAGATTTTGGTAATGCAGCACGGTGGCGTGATGCAGCGTGGCACTCATAACACATTGGTTAATCAGTCCGGGTGGTATCGGGAAATGTACCGCTATCAACAATTGGAGGCCGCATTGGATGACGGTGAGTCGGAGGCCAAAACCGATGAGTAA